In Candidatus Nanopelagicales bacterium, the following are encoded in one genomic region:
- a CDS encoding YwiC-like family protein: protein MTQPETGKPVKPRRPARPVSLFPPQHGAWALLGLPVVLGWAIAGFTPALVLLGVGFVVAYPASYFAIAYLRYPRRERYARALGIWGSAGIAIAVVLLIARPWLVWVGLAYLIAFAVNLAFAKAGNERSLTNDAVFIVECVAITPIMWGVGASAGGWVAPGIAGTPSALWVVTAFASFALVGSTMHVRSLIRQRNDLWLRRASQLFAGVSLAVAIAISTWISTATAVAAGLAFGFLLARSFLVGRRPMKPGVIGMFELVGFVLVAGVGFVAAAG from the coding sequence GTGACCCAGCCAGAGACCGGCAAGCCGGTCAAACCTCGTCGGCCTGCGCGACCGGTGTCGCTCTTCCCACCCCAGCATGGGGCGTGGGCCCTCTTGGGGCTACCGGTTGTGTTGGGCTGGGCAATCGCCGGGTTCACGCCAGCCCTGGTGCTACTGGGTGTCGGCTTCGTGGTGGCCTACCCGGCTTCCTACTTTGCGATCGCCTACCTGCGCTATCCGCGGCGGGAACGCTACGCACGAGCGCTGGGCATCTGGGGTTCCGCTGGCATCGCAATAGCGGTCGTGCTCCTCATTGCCCGACCTTGGCTGGTCTGGGTCGGGTTGGCCTACCTCATCGCTTTCGCAGTGAACCTGGCATTCGCCAAAGCTGGCAATGAGCGAAGCCTGACCAACGATGCCGTCTTCATCGTTGAGTGCGTAGCAATCACGCCGATCATGTGGGGTGTCGGCGCATCGGCCGGCGGATGGGTCGCCCCCGGGATTGCTGGGACGCCGAGCGCCCTGTGGGTCGTCACCGCATTCGCGAGCTTCGCCCTCGTCGGATCGACAATGCACGTGCGCTCACTGATCAGGCAACGCAACGACTTGTGGTTGCGGCGGGCTTCGCAGTTGTTTGCCGGTGTCAGCCTCGCGGTCGCCATTGCGATCAGCACCTGGATTAGCACCGCTACTGCGGTCGCGGCGGGCCTGGCATTCGGATTCCTGCTTGCCCGGTCGTTCCTCGTCGGCCGCCGTCCCATGAAGCCCGGTGTGATTGGGATGTTCGAGTTGGTCGGCTTTGTCTTGGTTGCCGGCGTGGGATTTGTCGCTGCGGCAGGCTGA
- a CDS encoding aminotransferase class IV: MTAAQVWLRDGLVPAPEALVPVNDRGFTSGDGVFEAMKVVDGRPFAVTRHLRRLANSADIVSLGLPEDLDLRAVITQTIEANAERLGYLARLRITVTAGSAPAGILRSGEGPTVVVTVDPQQPHPDSLTVITVPWRHNNHSAVSGAKTTSYAENLVILERARAAGADEALMADTDGRLCEGTTSNVILEVDGRLVTPSLATGCLPGVTRDLLIEWGIVEELDVPFEQVARASEILLSSSTRDLIPVELIDGRPMSAPGPLGGEAAVQFALRVDEDIDP, encoded by the coding sequence ATGACGGCAGCACAGGTCTGGCTCAGGGATGGTTTGGTCCCGGCTCCCGAGGCATTGGTGCCGGTCAATGACCGTGGGTTCACCTCTGGCGATGGTGTCTTCGAGGCTATGAAAGTGGTCGACGGGCGCCCCTTTGCTGTGACGCGACACCTGCGCCGACTTGCGAATTCCGCAGACATCGTGAGCCTCGGCCTGCCTGAGGATCTCGACCTGCGCGCCGTCATCACCCAGACAATCGAAGCGAACGCGGAGCGCCTCGGCTACCTCGCCCGGTTGCGGATCACGGTGACGGCCGGGTCCGCGCCGGCTGGGATTCTCCGAAGCGGCGAGGGACCCACGGTTGTCGTCACAGTGGATCCGCAACAGCCGCATCCGGATTCGCTGACCGTCATCACCGTTCCGTGGCGTCACAACAACCACAGTGCGGTTTCCGGTGCCAAGACCACCTCGTACGCGGAGAACCTCGTCATCCTTGAGCGGGCCCGCGCTGCCGGAGCAGACGAGGCGCTGATGGCAGACACGGATGGCAGACTCTGTGAGGGCACAACCTCGAACGTGATCCTTGAGGTCGATGGCCGGTTGGTGACGCCGAGCCTCGCCACCGGCTGTCTACCCGGCGTGACCCGCGATCTGCTGATCGAGTGGGGAATCGTGGAGGAGCTGGATGTTCCGTTTGAACAGGTGGCTCGCGCATCAGAAATCCTGCTGTCGTCCTCGACCCGGGATCTGATCCCCGTCGAGTTGATCGACGGTCGGCCCATGTCGGCCCCGGGACCCCTGGGCGGCGAGGCGGCCGTGCAGTTCGCGCTCCGTGTCGACGAGGACATCGATCCCTGA
- a CDS encoding SsgA family sporulation/cell division regulator: MTTGPLPTIVTTAMDFKLVLTAERSVSVPALFDYAAHEPFSVRATFRTSEGDVNWVFARELLAEGLRKPTGEGDIAVWPSKSNGHDVLCLSLSSPSGQALMEAPFEEVEDFLARTFTVVPAGSEGAMLDMDSLIDRLLDDGGAANL; this comes from the coding sequence ATGACTACCGGACCTTTGCCAACGATCGTCACCACCGCAATGGATTTCAAGTTGGTGCTGACCGCTGAACGCTCCGTCTCGGTGCCCGCCCTGTTCGACTATGCAGCTCACGAGCCGTTCTCGGTCCGCGCGACCTTCCGCACCTCCGAGGGAGACGTGAATTGGGTGTTCGCGCGCGAACTCCTGGCAGAAGGGCTGCGCAAGCCCACTGGTGAGGGCGACATCGCCGTCTGGCCATCGAAGTCCAACGGCCACGACGTGCTCTGCCTCTCACTCTCATCGCCCAGCGGGCAGGCGCTGATGGAGGCTCCGTTCGAAGAGGTCGAAGATTTCCTCGCCCGCACGTTCACGGTCGTTCCTGCTGGATCGGAAGGCGCCATGCTCGACATGGACAGCTTGATCGATCGGTTGCTGGACGATGGCGGCGCAGCGAACCTGTAG
- the narI gene encoding respiratory nitrate reductase subunit gamma encodes MTALQTFFFLVFPYVCLTSFVIGHIWRYKYDKFGWTTRSSQWYESKLLRWASPMFHFGLLGVLLGHFAGLVIPESWTNALGINEDLYHLMAVILGSVAGVVMVIGLIGLIWRRRSTPSVFRATTNMDKLMYVMLGTVVGLGLYNTFGWQLFGSGYNYRETVSIWFRGIFYFNPDVALMTEAPLSFQLHAIAAFSLLAIWPFTRLVHVLSAPVGYLWRPYVVYRSKDPHNQPGNRDPRPGWERPGLSPTKK; translated from the coding sequence ATGACTGCGCTGCAGACCTTCTTCTTCCTGGTGTTCCCCTACGTGTGCCTGACGTCGTTCGTTATCGGGCACATCTGGCGCTACAAGTACGACAAGTTCGGCTGGACCACGCGATCGAGCCAGTGGTACGAGTCAAAGCTGCTGAGATGGGCGAGCCCGATGTTCCACTTTGGGCTCCTCGGTGTTCTGCTCGGCCATTTCGCCGGACTCGTGATTCCCGAATCCTGGACGAACGCGCTGGGGATAAACGAAGACCTGTACCACTTGATGGCAGTCATCCTCGGATCGGTCGCCGGCGTTGTCATGGTTATTGGCCTCATCGGGCTCATCTGGCGGCGGCGCTCGACGCCATCGGTGTTCCGCGCGACGACCAACATGGACAAGCTCATGTACGTAATGTTGGGAACGGTTGTTGGGCTGGGCCTGTACAACACGTTCGGCTGGCAGTTGTTCGGCTCCGGCTACAACTACCGCGAGACCGTCTCCATCTGGTTCCGGGGCATCTTCTACTTCAACCCGGACGTTGCGCTGATGACCGAGGCGCCCTTGTCCTTCCAACTGCACGCAATCGCGGCCTTCTCCCTGTTGGCCATCTGGCCGTTCACCCGACTCGTGCACGTTCTTTCCGCACCCGTGGGCTACCTGTGGCGGCCCTACGTGGTGTATCGCTCAAAGGATCCCCATAACCAACCTGGCAACCGCGATCCACGACCAGGCTGGGAGCGCCCCGGGTTGAGTCCAACCAAGAAGTGA
- a CDS encoding alpha-hydroxy-acid oxidizing protein, with protein sequence MMTDGAARLPALAEIVSVGQLEPLAAEVLAGPTWDYVAGGAGDERTLAASRDRWSDIHLAPRTLVDVSRLDTTTQLLGLTLEHPIMLAPTARHTAYYPGGELETIRGAQAAQALYVQSSLGATTLDPIGKLAAELDQPWWFQLYVQRDRGWTLELVNRAIAAGASALVLTVDTPTLGARDRDKRNNLGAAAAATYPILDGSQVVPDDTPPHRRIYNPHLSPDITWKDLEWLVSQSAVPILPKGILRPDDARRAVEFGAGGIIVSNHGARNLDSVPATVDALPGVIASVAGAVPVLVDGGIRRGTDVVKALCLGATAVLVGRPYIWGLAAYGAPGVTHVVEILRTECEMAMALLGAPTIADLTSDLLWPPH encoded by the coding sequence ATGATGACCGACGGTGCGGCGCGTCTCCCCGCACTCGCCGAGATCGTCAGCGTAGGACAACTTGAGCCGCTGGCTGCCGAGGTGCTCGCCGGACCTACCTGGGACTACGTCGCTGGTGGGGCCGGCGACGAACGGACTCTGGCAGCCAGTCGCGACCGTTGGTCGGACATCCACCTCGCACCGCGAACCCTGGTGGACGTCTCGCGACTGGACACCACGACCCAGTTGCTTGGGCTGACGCTCGAACACCCGATCATGCTCGCGCCGACCGCGCGCCACACGGCGTACTACCCCGGTGGTGAACTCGAAACAATCCGTGGCGCTCAGGCCGCTCAGGCTCTCTACGTGCAGAGTTCACTAGGCGCAACGACCCTGGATCCGATCGGCAAGCTCGCAGCCGAACTCGACCAACCCTGGTGGTTCCAGCTCTATGTGCAGCGAGATCGTGGGTGGACCCTGGAACTGGTCAACCGGGCAATTGCGGCGGGAGCCAGCGCGCTCGTACTGACCGTCGATACGCCAACACTCGGCGCTCGTGACCGCGACAAGCGCAACAACCTCGGCGCAGCCGCCGCAGCGACCTACCCGATCCTTGATGGCTCGCAGGTTGTCCCCGATGACACACCACCACATCGCCGCATCTACAACCCCCACTTGTCGCCGGACATCACCTGGAAAGACCTTGAGTGGTTGGTCTCGCAATCGGCAGTACCAATCCTCCCTAAGGGGATTCTGCGACCCGATGACGCGCGAAGAGCCGTCGAATTCGGCGCCGGCGGAATCATCGTGTCCAACCACGGCGCTCGCAACCTTGACTCGGTACCAGCGACGGTAGATGCGCTGCCGGGTGTCATCGCATCGGTCGCTGGTGCTGTCCCGGTACTCGTTGACGGCGGCATTCGCCGGGGCACCGACGTGGTAAAGGCGCTCTGCCTCGGTGCTACCGCTGTCTTGGTCGGTCGCCCGTATATCTGGGGGCTCGCCGCGTACGGCGCACCCGGCGTCACCCACGTCGTCGAGATTCTGCGCACCGAGTGTGAAATGGCGATGGCTCTGCTCGGAGCACCAACCATTGCCGACCTGACGTCCGATCTACTGTGGCCGCCTCATTGA